The Parvibaculaceae bacterium PLY_AMNH_Bact1 genome window below encodes:
- the ybgF gene encoding tol-pal system protein YbgF (Derived by automated computational analysis using gene prediction method: Protein Homology. GO_function: GO:0005515 - protein binding [Evidence IEA]), protein MNVADFENHARKSGGMRAGVLGVCVAAMVGISVSGVQAEPDSVETRALYNRLEKIERDLIDVQRQTYQAAGQASGQAGQLSGAAGFGPDPQSAADLSLRLQSVETSLRDLTGRIEKLTYDLTQTQSQFRQFAEDVEFRFQELGASGGAPGGLASTSGAPVLTPPASGTISDAAASTVGTLGQVPVAALSQDRPGENARVSVNDAARLPTESYAAPTAAPVASAPEDAYEAAINQLKRGQFDVAEAEFANFLQRYPNHNLAGNAQYWLGETFYVRGAYRQAAEAFLTGYSTYSSSTKAPDSLLKLGMTLAALGQQEQACATLGELNRRFPSATQAVKQRAQLERTRAGC, encoded by the coding sequence ATGAACGTGGCAGATTTTGAGAACCACGCGCGGAAGTCCGGTGGGATGCGTGCAGGTGTGTTGGGCGTTTGTGTTGCGGCAATGGTCGGTATCAGCGTATCTGGTGTTCAGGCTGAACCTGACAGCGTTGAAACGCGTGCCCTCTATAACCGCCTTGAGAAGATTGAGAGAGACCTGATCGACGTACAGCGCCAGACTTATCAAGCGGCAGGCCAAGCCTCTGGACAGGCTGGGCAGCTTTCGGGTGCAGCGGGATTTGGTCCCGATCCGCAGAGCGCGGCTGATTTGTCGCTCAGACTTCAGTCTGTTGAGACCTCGCTGCGTGACCTCACGGGCCGGATAGAAAAGCTCACCTATGACCTCACGCAAACTCAATCTCAGTTCCGTCAGTTTGCCGAAGATGTGGAATTCCGGTTCCAGGAGCTGGGTGCTTCGGGCGGTGCCCCAGGCGGGCTTGCCTCTACATCTGGCGCGCCGGTTTTGACGCCACCCGCAAGTGGTACGATCAGCGACGCAGCGGCTTCTACTGTGGGGACGCTTGGGCAGGTGCCCGTGGCTGCTCTGTCGCAAGACCGTCCAGGAGAAAACGCCCGCGTCTCTGTGAACGATGCAGCACGCCTGCCAACGGAGAGCTACGCAGCACCTACCGCCGCGCCTGTGGCCAGTGCGCCTGAAGATGCGTACGAAGCAGCAATCAACCAGCTAAAACGTGGGCAATTTGATGTGGCTGAAGCGGAGTTCGCGAATTTCCTGCAGCGCTATCCAAACCATAATCTTGCTGGCAATGCGCAATACTGGCTGGGTGAAACCTTCTATGTTCGTGGCGCTTATCGCCAGGCAGCGGAAGCCTTTCTCACTGGCTACTCCACTTACTCCAGCTCCACCAAGGCACCAGACAGTTTGCTGAAACTCGGCATGACGCTGGCAGCGCTTGGTCAGCAGGAACAAGCCTGTGCGACATTGGGAGAACTTAACCGGCGCTTCCCGTCGGCCACGCAAGCGGTGAAGCAGCGGGCGCAGCTTGAGCGCACGCGCGCTGGCTGCTGA
- the pal gene encoding peptidoglycan-associated lipoprotein Pal (Derived by automated computational analysis using gene prediction method: Protein Homology. GO_component: GO:0009279 - cell outer membrane [Evidence IEA]) has translation MKILNAGLRVATMAGLMVVVAACSSTPDENASATSTPSAPVTQTQPSGPTPGSQQDLVVNVGDRVFFETDRSDLTSAARATLQRQAAWLKLYPALSVAMEGHADERGTRDYNLALGARRANAAKSYLVSLGVDPSRVRTISYGKERPVALCSNESCWSQNRRAVSVVSGAGS, from the coding sequence ATGAAGATCCTGAATGCCGGCCTGCGGGTCGCGACAATGGCTGGCCTGATGGTGGTTGTAGCAGCGTGTAGTTCGACACCGGACGAAAATGCGTCGGCAACCTCAACACCGTCTGCCCCAGTAACGCAGACACAGCCAAGCGGACCTACACCAGGGTCTCAGCAGGATCTTGTGGTCAATGTTGGTGACCGCGTTTTCTTTGAAACAGACCGGTCAGATCTCACATCTGCGGCACGCGCAACTTTGCAGCGCCAGGCAGCATGGCTGAAGCTTTACCCAGCTCTTTCGGTTGCTATGGAAGGCCATGCGGATGAGCGCGGCACACGGGACTACAACCTGGCTCTTGGCGCGCGTCGTGCGAATGCTGCGAAAAGCTACCTTGTGAGCCTTGGTGTTGATCCATCCCGTGTCCGGACCATCTCCTACGGTAAAGAACGCCCTGTGGCGCTTTGCTCGAACGAGAGCTGCTGGAGCCAGAACCGTCGTGCGGTTTCTGTGGTAAGCGGCGCTGGTTCTTAA
- the tolB gene encoding Tol-Pal system beta propeller repeat protein TolB (Derived by automated computational analysis using gene prediction method: Protein Homology. GO_component: GO:0030288 - outer membrane-bounded periplasmic space [Evidence IEA]; GO_function: GO:0005215 - transporter activity [Evidence IEA]; GO_process: GO:0006810 - transport [Evidence IEA]) codes for MGLAFSGPQAHAALQIDITQGNIDPLPIAVVDFLGPGSQERQIGVDVAKVIGADLERSGLFRPLPSASYIERIQDVNVQPRFGDWRVISAQALVTGQTVVEPDGRLKVEFRLWDIYAEQQITGLQFYTTPENWRRVAHIIADAIYERLTGEKGYFDTRIVHVSESGPKGQRVKRLAIMDQDGHNPRMLTNGADLVLTPRFSPSNQEITYLSYYGNRPRVYLLDIETGQQEVVGDFPGMTFAPRFSPDGQKIIMSLQRGGNADIYEMDLRSRETRRVTNTAAIDTAPSYSPDGRYITFESDRGGSQQIYVMNADGSGAQRISFGTGRYATPVWSPRGDLIAFTKMIKGRFVIGIMRPDGTGERVLTEGYHNEGPTWSPNGRVLMFFRETRGENGGPSLWSVDLTGYNERPVYTPAFASDPAWSPRLN; via the coding sequence ATGGGGCTGGCATTCAGCGGTCCGCAGGCGCATGCAGCCCTTCAGATTGACATTACCCAAGGCAATATCGATCCACTCCCGATCGCTGTTGTCGATTTTCTGGGGCCTGGCTCCCAGGAACGCCAGATCGGTGTGGATGTGGCGAAGGTTATCGGTGCTGATCTGGAACGTTCAGGCCTCTTCCGGCCTCTGCCGTCTGCCTCCTATATTGAGCGCATTCAGGATGTGAATGTGCAGCCGCGTTTTGGCGATTGGCGGGTGATCAGCGCGCAGGCACTTGTCACAGGACAGACGGTTGTTGAGCCTGACGGACGCTTGAAAGTCGAATTCCGACTTTGGGATATTTATGCCGAGCAGCAGATCACCGGACTTCAGTTTTATACAACGCCGGAGAACTGGCGCCGGGTCGCTCATATCATTGCCGATGCCATTTACGAGCGTCTGACGGGTGAGAAGGGGTATTTCGATACCCGGATCGTCCATGTGTCGGAAAGTGGGCCGAAGGGCCAGCGGGTGAAGCGCTTGGCGATCATGGATCAGGACGGGCACAATCCGCGCATGCTGACCAATGGTGCCGATCTGGTGCTTACTCCCCGGTTCAGCCCATCGAACCAAGAAATCACCTATCTCTCCTATTACGGCAATCGTCCCCGGGTCTATTTGCTCGACATTGAGACCGGGCAGCAGGAAGTCGTCGGCGATTTTCCCGGTATGACCTTCGCGCCGCGCTTCTCGCCAGATGGTCAGAAGATCATCATGAGCCTTCAGCGTGGCGGCAATGCAGACATTTACGAGATGGATCTGCGGTCCCGAGAGACCCGGCGGGTGACAAATACAGCGGCTATTGATACGGCGCCGTCCTATTCTCCCGATGGGCGCTACATTACGTTTGAAAGTGACCGGGGCGGCTCGCAGCAGATTTACGTTATGAATGCGGACGGCTCAGGAGCTCAGAGGATCAGTTTTGGGACAGGGCGCTATGCGACCCCGGTCTGGAGCCCACGTGGGGATCTCATTGCGTTTACCAAGATGATCAAGGGGCGCTTTGTGATCGGCATAATGAGACCGGATGGCACAGGTGAGCGTGTCCTGACCGAGGGGTACCACAATGAAGGTCCGACCTGGTCGCCTAATGGACGGGTGCTCATGTTCTTCCGGGAAACACGGGGAGAGAATGGCGGTCCGAGCCTCTGGTCTGTCGACCTCACCGGCTACAATGAGCGGCCGGTTTACACGCCTGCCTTTGCCTCTGACCCGGCCTGGTCGCCCAGACTCAACTAA
- a CDS encoding cell envelope biogenesis protein TolA (Derived by automated computational analysis using gene prediction method: GeneMarkS-2+.), with translation MAAMFIALPDAAPLQVAPSRALPVELVTIDEFTNLRDIPRPEPTPEPPAEEIAEPEPEPLPEPEPVPAPEPEPEPAPVPEPEPAPAPEPEPAPEPEPEPEPEPEPKPQAKPTPPREEPKPAFDPTQIAALLDKLPEEEPQPVRRSEPQPARQAGPAAQLTMSEIDAFKVQMRRCWSVPAGAANAESLVVRIKVFLRPDGSLSQPPQLINNSRLLSGDSYFRAAADSAMRAIRRCAPFRMPADKYVSWREIDLNFDPREMLGG, from the coding sequence TTGGCCGCCATGTTTATTGCGCTGCCGGATGCGGCCCCGCTTCAGGTGGCACCCAGTCGGGCGTTGCCAGTTGAGCTCGTGACGATCGATGAATTCACGAACCTGCGCGACATACCTCGTCCTGAGCCAACACCGGAACCGCCTGCAGAAGAAATTGCAGAGCCCGAGCCTGAACCGCTTCCTGAGCCGGAACCCGTACCTGCACCAGAACCCGAACCGGAACCTGCGCCCGTTCCCGAGCCGGAGCCTGCTCCGGCGCCAGAACCAGAACCTGCTCCGGAGCCTGAGCCAGAACCAGAGCCCGAGCCCGAACCCAAACCACAGGCAAAACCGACGCCGCCTCGGGAAGAGCCGAAACCTGCCTTTGATCCAACACAGATCGCGGCCCTTTTGGATAAACTTCCGGAGGAAGAGCCTCAGCCCGTACGCCGCAGTGAGCCGCAACCTGCCCGGCAGGCGGGACCCGCAGCTCAGCTCACCATGTCCGAAATTGATGCCTTTAAGGTTCAGATGCGCCGGTGCTGGAGTGTGCCTGCAGGAGCCGCCAACGCCGAGAGCCTCGTGGTGCGCATCAAAGTGTTCTTACGGCCAGACGGATCGCTCTCTCAGCCACCGCAATTGATCAATAACTCCAGATTGTTGTCTGGCGATAGCTATTTCAGAGCGGCGGCCGACAGCGCCATGCGGGCCATTCGACGGTGTGCGCCGTTCCGGATGCCTGCAGACAAATATGTCTCCTGGCGCGAGATTGATCTCAATTTCGACCCTAGAGAAATGTTGGGTGGTTAA
- the tolR gene encoding protein TolR (Derived by automated computational analysis using gene prediction method: Protein Homology. GO_component: GO:0098567 - periplasmic side of plasma membrane [Evidence IEA]; GO_function: GO:0015078 - proton transmembrane transporter activity [Evidence IEA]; GO_process: GO:0061024 - membrane organization [Evidence IEA]; GO_process: GO:1902600 - proton transmembrane transport [Evidence IEA]), whose amino-acid sequence MGASLGNGGGSGRRGRRGSRMAPMSEINVTPLVDVMLVLLIVFMVAAPLLTVGVPVDLPQTRSEPLQGDDEPLTITVQGDGTVYLQETIVEPEELVARLLAIGENGYEERIYVRADTEVEYGEVMKVMGRISAAGFSRVGLVTEAPPQSSSER is encoded by the coding sequence ATGGGTGCTTCTCTTGGGAATGGCGGGGGCTCGGGGCGTCGGGGACGACGTGGATCCCGCATGGCACCGATGAGCGAAATTAATGTGACGCCGCTCGTCGATGTGATGCTGGTGCTGCTCATTGTGTTCATGGTGGCAGCCCCTTTGCTCACTGTCGGCGTACCTGTTGATCTGCCACAGACCCGCTCAGAACCCCTTCAGGGCGATGACGAACCGCTCACAATTACTGTACAGGGAGATGGCACGGTCTATCTGCAGGAGACGATTGTTGAGCCAGAAGAGCTCGTCGCTCGCCTGCTTGCGATTGGCGAGAACGGCTATGAAGAACGCATCTATGTCCGCGCGGATACAGAAGTCGAATACGGCGAGGTGATGAAAGTCATGGGCCGGATTTCGGCTGCCGGGTTTTCCCGGGTCGGCCTGGTTACCGAGGCTCCTCCTCAATCTTCGTCTGAGCGGTAG
- the tolQ gene encoding protein TolQ (Derived by automated computational analysis using gene prediction method: Protein Homology. GO_component: GO:0005886 - plasma membrane [Evidence IEA]; GO_function: GO:0015078 - proton transmembrane transporter activity [Evidence IEA]; GO_process: GO:1902600 - proton transmembrane transport [Evidence IEA]), whose amino-acid sequence MVTDATDFTLWSLFARADWVVKSVMIGLIGASIWSWAIMFDKWWRLSSVRRKADSFETTFWSGRSLDDLYQDLGSRPNHPMSSLFAAAMREWKRSSEAGPNHFAGVKERVDRVMSVTLNKEMVSLETNLLFLATVGSIAPFVGLFGTVWGIMNSFQSIAISRDTNLAVVAPGIAEALFATALGLLAAIPAVIAYNKFSSEIGRFGSRLEGFADEFSAIVSRQVDDRR is encoded by the coding sequence CTGGTGACCGATGCGACCGACTTTACGCTTTGGTCCCTGTTTGCACGGGCAGACTGGGTCGTGAAATCGGTGATGATCGGTCTTATCGGGGCGTCGATCTGGAGCTGGGCCATCATGTTCGACAAATGGTGGCGGCTTAGCAGTGTGCGTCGCAAGGCCGATAGCTTTGAAACGACTTTCTGGTCTGGCCGGTCGCTGGACGATCTTTATCAGGATCTCGGGAGCCGCCCGAACCATCCGATGTCGTCGCTCTTTGCAGCAGCCATGCGGGAATGGAAGCGCTCCTCTGAAGCTGGCCCCAATCATTTTGCGGGTGTGAAAGAGCGGGTGGACCGGGTGATGTCTGTGACGCTTAACAAAGAGATGGTGTCGCTTGAGACCAACCTTCTGTTCCTCGCCACCGTTGGTTCCATTGCCCCCTTTGTCGGCCTTTTCGGCACCGTCTGGGGCATTATGAATTCCTTCCAGTCCATCGCCATCAGCCGGGACACGAACCTGGCAGTTGTGGCGCCGGGTATCGCCGAAGCACTTTTTGCAACAGCGCTTGGACTGCTCGCGGCTATTCCGGCCGTGATTGCCTATAACAAGTTCTCCAGCGAGATTGGCCGCTTTGGATCGCGGCTGGAAGGCTTTGCCGATGAGTTCTCCGCGATCGTCTCCCGCCAAGTCGACGATAGGAGATAG
- a CDS encoding YdcF family protein (Derived by automated computational analysis using gene prediction method: Protein Homology.): protein MEETTPIPDLDAALVERINKEHLIETPLKPADLLFIFGTRHGVAEFIEEAARLWRGGFYRHAIVSGGITPGGLDPEGIVMKQLMVEAGIPDEIILTETRASNTGENVSLSLPIIEREIGLANIQSVIAIGKLCTSRRYLMTLERHWPDVEKMLAPINWFGVPRADWHLHPLAKQRVLSEVAKIEPYLEKGFIAEWLGTRLS from the coding sequence ATGGAGGAAACCACGCCCATCCCTGATCTAGACGCAGCACTCGTAGAGAGGATCAACAAAGAGCACCTCATCGAGACACCCTTAAAACCAGCAGATCTCCTGTTTATCTTTGGAACACGCCATGGCGTCGCAGAGTTCATTGAGGAGGCCGCACGGCTATGGCGCGGTGGCTTCTACAGACACGCCATAGTGTCTGGCGGCATCACACCGGGCGGCTTAGACCCCGAGGGCATCGTCATGAAACAGCTCATGGTTGAGGCAGGCATCCCTGACGAAATCATTCTGACGGAGACGCGAGCCTCCAACACTGGCGAAAATGTCAGCCTGTCTTTGCCCATCATTGAGCGGGAAATCGGCCTTGCAAACATTCAATCCGTTATCGCAATAGGAAAGTTGTGCACCTCCAGGCGCTATCTCATGACGCTTGAGCGCCACTGGCCAGACGTGGAAAAAATGTTGGCGCCCATCAACTGGTTCGGCGTGCCCAGAGCAGACTGGCACCTTCATCCACTTGCCAAACAGAGGGTCTTATCAGAAGTCGCAAAAATCGAGCCCTATCTTGAAAAGGGCTTCATCGCCGAGTGGCTAGGAACGAGATTGTCCTAG
- the ybgC gene encoding tol-pal system-associated acyl-CoA thioesterase (Derived by automated computational analysis using gene prediction method: Protein Homology. GO_component: GO:0005737 - cytoplasm [Evidence IEA]; GO_function: GO:0005515 - protein binding [Evidence IEA]; GO_function: GO:0047617 - acyl-CoA hydrolase activity [Evidence IEA]), which translates to MSATGWPDVSGKIVDGVHHLPIRVYYEDTDFSGIVYHANYLKFAERSRSDFLRLVGIHHSELLELEPPLAFAIQKMEIEFLAPARIDDLLEVESRYITARGARLEIEQVITRDGEPIWRAVVKAACIDTDGRPRRLTSDMLAALGPHVAAASKAD; encoded by the coding sequence GTGAGTGCGACTGGTTGGCCGGATGTATCAGGCAAGATTGTGGACGGTGTGCATCATCTGCCGATCCGGGTCTATTACGAAGACACAGACTTTAGCGGCATCGTGTATCACGCAAACTATTTGAAGTTTGCCGAGCGCAGTCGGAGTGATTTTCTGCGTCTTGTAGGCATACATCACTCCGAGCTCCTGGAGCTTGAACCGCCCTTGGCCTTTGCCATCCAGAAAATGGAGATTGAGTTTCTGGCACCCGCCCGGATTGATGATCTGCTGGAAGTAGAAAGCCGCTACATCACTGCCCGGGGCGCACGCCTGGAAATTGAGCAGGTGATCACGCGTGACGGCGAACCCATCTGGCGAGCGGTGGTGAAGGCTGCCTGTATTGATACTGACGGTCGCCCGCGTCGCCTGACGTCTGACATGCTTGCGGCGCTTGGGCCACATGTGGCGGCAGCATCAAAAGCTGACTAG
- the ruvB gene encoding Holliday junction branch migration DNA helicase RuvB (Derived by automated computational analysis using gene prediction method: Protein Homology. GO_function: GO:0003677 - DNA binding [Evidence IEA]; GO_function: GO:0005524 - ATP binding [Evidence IEA]; GO_function: GO:0009378 - four-way junction helicase activity [Evidence IEA]; GO_process: GO:0006281 - DNA repair [Evidence IEA]; GO_process: GO:0006310 - DNA recombination [Evidence IEA]): MSERLVEGTPSEQDLGEAQLRPQRLSEFTGQRQARENLSVFIEAAAKRKEALDHVLFAGPPGLGKTTLAQIVARELGVNFRSTSGPVIAKAGDLAALLTNLDERDVLFIDEIHRLNPAVEEILYPAMEDFELDLIIGEGPAARSVKIELAPFTLVGATTRTGLLTTPLRDRFGIPVRLNFYEVDELELIVRRGAGVMGMKITNDGALEIARRARGTPRIAGRLLRRVRDFAAVAEAAQIDAELADKALTRLEVDRLGLDGLDHRYLTTIAHKFSGGPVGIETIAAALSEPRDAIEEIVEPYLIQNGLVQRTPRGRVLSASAFQHLGLPTPSGVPGQGGQGGLGGLFDGDGK; this comes from the coding sequence ATGAGTGAACGCCTTGTCGAGGGGACGCCGAGCGAGCAAGATTTGGGAGAAGCTCAGCTTCGACCACAACGGCTGTCGGAGTTTACTGGCCAGCGGCAGGCGCGCGAAAACCTGTCGGTTTTTATTGAGGCGGCCGCGAAGCGCAAAGAAGCGCTGGACCATGTTCTCTTCGCAGGCCCACCCGGGCTTGGAAAAACAACCCTTGCGCAGATTGTTGCGCGGGAGCTTGGGGTCAATTTCCGGTCGACGTCCGGGCCTGTCATCGCGAAAGCGGGAGACCTCGCTGCACTTCTTACCAACTTGGATGAGCGCGATGTGCTTTTCATCGATGAGATCCATCGCTTGAACCCTGCTGTTGAGGAAATTCTCTATCCGGCGATGGAGGATTTCGAGCTTGATCTCATTATTGGCGAAGGACCTGCAGCGCGGTCAGTTAAGATTGAGCTGGCGCCCTTTACGCTTGTCGGGGCGACAACGCGGACCGGGCTTCTCACAACACCGCTCCGGGATCGTTTTGGGATTCCGGTGCGTCTCAACTTTTATGAAGTCGATGAGCTGGAGCTCATCGTGCGCCGTGGCGCTGGTGTCATGGGCATGAAAATCACCAATGATGGGGCGCTTGAAATCGCACGGCGCGCGCGCGGCACACCGCGCATCGCGGGACGTTTGCTGAGGCGTGTGCGAGATTTTGCGGCGGTGGCCGAAGCGGCGCAAATTGATGCGGAGCTGGCCGACAAAGCATTGACCCGTCTTGAGGTGGACCGGCTGGGTCTCGATGGTCTTGACCATCGCTATCTCACGACCATTGCGCACAAGTTTTCTGGTGGGCCTGTGGGCATTGAGACAATCGCTGCCGCTTTGTCTGAACCCCGCGATGCGATCGAAGAAATTGTTGAGCCCTATCTTATTCAGAATGGGCTGGTTCAACGCACGCCCCGTGGCCGGGTGCTCAGTGCTTCTGCGTTTCAGCATTTAGGGCTTCCAACGCCGTCCGGCGTGCCGGGGCAAGGCGGCCAGGGCGGCCTGGGCGGCTTGTTTGATGGAGATGGCAAGTGA
- the ruvA gene encoding Holliday junction branch migration protein RuvA (Derived by automated computational analysis using gene prediction method: Protein Homology. GO_component: GO:0009379 - Holliday junction helicase complex [Evidence IEA]; GO_function: GO:0003677 - DNA binding [Evidence IEA]; GO_function: GO:0005524 - ATP binding [Evidence IEA]; GO_function: GO:0009378 - four-way junction helicase activity [Evidence IEA]; GO_process: GO:0006281 - DNA repair [Evidence IEA]; GO_process: GO:0006310 - DNA recombination [Evidence IEA]) — MIGKLTGIVDEVGEDWLILDVGGVGYLVSCSGFTLRQVPAKGEPLSLLIDTYVREDQLRLFGFATGDERDWFRLLQSVQGVGARHAMAMLGTIGPSGLADAIALEDKKAVTQAPGVGPKLAGRIVSELKDKAPVPDKLAPVLANSDGEAVSGAGSAVRDAVSALVNLGYAHAQAATAVSAAKKQLDDGASAEALIRVGLKELAR; from the coding sequence ATGATTGGCAAGCTCACAGGTATTGTGGATGAGGTGGGCGAGGATTGGTTGATCCTGGATGTGGGAGGTGTCGGCTACCTCGTTTCCTGTTCCGGCTTCACGCTTCGTCAGGTGCCTGCTAAAGGCGAACCACTCTCCCTCCTGATTGACACCTATGTACGCGAAGACCAGCTGCGTCTTTTTGGATTTGCGACGGGCGATGAGCGGGATTGGTTCCGACTTTTGCAGTCCGTCCAGGGCGTGGGTGCGCGCCATGCGATGGCGATGCTGGGCACCATCGGGCCAAGTGGCCTGGCAGATGCCATTGCGCTTGAGGATAAAAAGGCCGTGACCCAGGCACCCGGCGTGGGGCCAAAGCTTGCCGGTCGCATTGTCAGCGAGTTGAAAGACAAAGCCCCCGTGCCCGACAAACTTGCCCCTGTTCTGGCAAACTCAGACGGCGAAGCGGTTTCCGGTGCGGGGAGTGCTGTGCGGGACGCGGTATCTGCACTCGTCAATCTTGGATATGCCCATGCGCAGGCGGCTACGGCAGTTTCAGCAGCGAAAAAGCAACTTGACGATGGAGCGAGCGCCGAAGCGCTTATCCGTGTCGGCTTGAAGGAGCTCGCGCGATGA
- the ruvC gene encoding crossover junction endodeoxyribonuclease RuvC (Derived by automated computational analysis using gene prediction method: Protein Homology. GO_function: GO:0008821 - crossover junction endodeoxyribonuclease activity [Evidence IEA]; GO_process: GO:0006310 - DNA recombination [Evidence IEA]), which produces MSETVRLLGLDPGLRAMGWGVIDVTGNRLSHVANGTVTSSSKLSLAERLVQLEEGLISVIADHAPASAAVETAFVSKDAAAALKLGQARAVALLVPARTGLEVAEYAPNKIKKTVTGSGHADKQQIKMMVETLLARCKTSSEHAADALAVAICHAHYRSAVAYVETAEARVTRA; this is translated from the coding sequence ATGAGCGAAACTGTCAGATTGCTGGGATTGGATCCCGGATTGCGCGCCATGGGATGGGGTGTGATTGATGTGACGGGCAACCGCTTGTCACATGTGGCTAACGGGACGGTGACATCGAGCAGCAAACTCTCGCTTGCAGAACGTCTGGTTCAGCTGGAAGAAGGTTTGATTTCGGTTATTGCGGATCATGCACCGGCCTCTGCTGCTGTGGAGACCGCTTTTGTGTCAAAGGATGCGGCGGCAGCGTTGAAGCTTGGTCAAGCGCGGGCAGTTGCGCTGCTCGTGCCCGCGCGCACCGGCCTTGAAGTTGCGGAATATGCGCCGAACAAAATCAAAAAGACGGTGACCGGTTCGGGGCATGCAGATAAGCAGCAGATCAAAATGATGGTGGAGACATTGCTGGCCCGGTGCAAAACATCAAGCGAACATGCAGCGGACGCCTTGGCTGTTGCCATCTGTCATGCGCATTACCGCTCCGCAGTCGCCTATGTCGAGACGGCAGAAGCGCGGGTGACACGCGCATGA